A stretch of Triticum aestivum cultivar Chinese Spring chromosome 1D, IWGSC CS RefSeq v2.1, whole genome shotgun sequence DNA encodes these proteins:
- the LOC123160416 gene encoding histone H4: protein SAASLPRIAISTVHSIRIERQAHASANLSPPLKRPSPLPANHSTSSHHRSPDSTSARSSRSSAMSGRGKGGKGLGKGGAKRHRKVLRDNIQGITKPAIRRLARRGGVKRISGLIYEETRGVLKIFLENVIRDAVTYTEHARRKTVTAMDVVYALKRQGRTLYGFGG, encoded by the coding sequence TCCGCGGCGTCCCTCCCCCGGATCGCCATCTCGACCGTCCACTCCATCCGCATCGAACGGCAGGCACACGCCTCCGCCAACCTCTCGCCCCCTTTAAAACGCCCCTCGCCCCTCCCCGCAAATCACAGCACCAGCAGCCACCACCGTTCCCCCGATTCCACATCCGCTCGCAGCTCGAGATCGTCAGCCATGTCCGGCCGCGGCAAGGGAGGCAAGGGGCTCGGCAAGGGCGGCGCCAAGCGCCACCGGAAGGTGCTGCGCGACAACATCCagggcatcaccaagccggcgatcCGGCGgctggcgcggcggggcggcgtgaagcgcatctcggggctcatctacgaggagacccgcggcgtgctcaagatcttcctcgagaacgTCATCCGCGACGCCGTCACCTACACCGAGCACGCCCGCCGCAAGACCGTCACGGCCATGGACGTCGTCTACGCGCTCAAGCGCCAGGGCCGCACCCTCTACGGCTTCGGCGGCTAG